A genome region from Gemmatimonadaceae bacterium includes the following:
- a CDS encoding cation-translocating P-type ATPase yields the protein MAAEAPAKIPGEDAAPTPGSSVTSDHGVPWYTRAVATVAADLGTDLQSGLDDAEATLRLASHGPNALVESRRRGPARILLAQFTDFMVIVLLAAAVVAGAIGEPQDTIAIIAIVVLNAMLGFVQEYRAERAVAALKAMVAPQARVQRAGVARTIHGTELVPGDLVLLEAGNVVPADLRLIEVAQLRIEEAALTGESQPVDKITDVLAEPELPLGDRRNMAYKGTMVTYGRAVGVVVATGMQTELGRIAALLREEEEVKTPLQRRLARFAQRLALAVLALCAVIFGIGLLRGEEPVLMFLTVLSLAVAAIPEALPAVVTVSLALGARRMVARNALIRRLPAVETLGSVTFICSDKTGTLTENRMRVRAIRTTDALARDAQSPKGAESATPPLLLALALSNDAERGPDGAVQGDPTEAALFQAAADAGYEKATLERTMPRLGEIPFSSERGKMTTMHRDGGGVIAFTKGAPERVLKRCTHGLTASGVGSLDQSEVSAAAEAMAADGLRVLAVASRNFAALPEDLSPDAIEGDLTFLGLVGLLDPPRPEARAAIEECKTAGIHVVMITGDHPATAAAIARQLGIVEDGDRRVIAGPELARLSGDALGDIVEGAPVYARAAPEQKIKIVKALQERGQIVAMTGDGVNDAPALRRADIGVAMGRSGTDVAREAAHMVLLDDNFATIVTAVREGRRIYDNIRKFVRYALTCNSAEIWTLFLAPFLGLPVPLLPIHILWINLVTDGLPGVALAVEPAERGVMRRPPRPPTEGIFARGLWQHALWVGLLMGGVALVTQAWAYHAGSAHWQSMTFTVLALLQLGHLLAIRSERDAFHRGFFSNLPLLGAVTFTVGLQLATLYVPALNRVFKTEPLSGPELAFCFALSTVGFVAVEVEKLLVRRGVLYRGDPDPARP from the coding sequence ATGGCAGCGGAAGCTCCGGCGAAGATTCCCGGCGAGGACGCGGCTCCGACACCTGGAAGCAGCGTGACAAGCGATCATGGGGTCCCTTGGTACACGCGGGCGGTGGCCACGGTCGCCGCCGATCTTGGCACAGACCTCCAGTCGGGACTCGACGACGCGGAGGCCACTCTGCGGCTGGCGAGTCACGGGCCCAACGCACTGGTCGAGAGCCGGCGGCGTGGTCCGGCGCGGATCCTCCTGGCGCAGTTCACCGACTTCATGGTAATCGTGCTGCTGGCTGCCGCGGTCGTGGCGGGGGCCATCGGCGAACCGCAGGACACCATCGCTATCATCGCCATCGTCGTTCTCAACGCGATGCTCGGCTTCGTGCAGGAGTACCGGGCGGAGCGGGCCGTTGCCGCGCTCAAGGCCATGGTCGCGCCCCAGGCGCGGGTCCAACGTGCGGGCGTCGCGCGTACAATCCACGGCACCGAGCTGGTGCCCGGCGACCTGGTGCTCCTCGAGGCCGGTAACGTGGTGCCCGCCGACCTCCGGCTGATCGAGGTCGCACAGCTCCGGATCGAAGAGGCGGCCCTGACCGGGGAGTCCCAGCCAGTCGACAAGATTACCGATGTACTCGCGGAACCGGAGCTGCCGCTCGGTGATCGGCGCAACATGGCCTACAAGGGCACGATGGTGACCTACGGCCGGGCCGTTGGCGTCGTGGTCGCCACCGGAATGCAGACGGAACTTGGACGCATCGCCGCACTGCTCCGCGAGGAGGAGGAGGTCAAGACGCCGCTACAGCGGCGGCTGGCGCGCTTCGCCCAGCGACTCGCGCTCGCGGTCCTCGCCCTCTGCGCCGTGATCTTCGGCATCGGGCTACTGCGTGGCGAGGAGCCGGTCCTGATGTTCCTGACCGTGTTGAGCCTCGCGGTCGCCGCCATTCCGGAAGCGCTCCCCGCCGTCGTGACGGTGTCGCTCGCGCTCGGGGCGCGACGCATGGTGGCGCGCAACGCCCTCATTCGGCGGCTACCGGCCGTGGAGACGCTCGGCTCGGTGACGTTCATCTGCTCGGACAAGACGGGCACCCTCACGGAAAACCGGATGCGGGTGCGGGCGATTCGGACAACGGACGCCTTGGCTCGCGACGCACAATCACCGAAGGGCGCCGAGAGCGCTACGCCCCCCCTGCTGCTGGCACTGGCACTCAGTAACGACGCGGAGCGCGGACCCGACGGCGCTGTACAGGGCGATCCCACCGAGGCCGCGCTCTTCCAGGCAGCGGCTGATGCCGGCTACGAGAAGGCCACGCTCGAGCGGACGATGCCCCGGCTTGGGGAGATTCCCTTCTCTTCAGAGCGGGGGAAGATGACCACGATGCATCGCGACGGTGGGGGAGTGATCGCGTTCACCAAGGGTGCGCCGGAGCGGGTGCTCAAGCGCTGTACCCACGGCCTGACCGCGTCTGGGGTGGGGTCGCTCGACCAGTCGGAAGTGAGCGCCGCGGCCGAGGCGATGGCGGCGGACGGACTCCGGGTTCTGGCGGTCGCTTCGCGGAACTTCGCCGCGTTGCCCGAGGATCTGTCGCCGGATGCGATCGAGGGGGATCTGACCTTCCTGGGCCTGGTCGGTCTCCTCGATCCACCCCGCCCGGAGGCACGTGCCGCCATCGAGGAATGCAAGACGGCGGGGATCCACGTCGTCATGATCACCGGCGATCATCCGGCCACCGCGGCCGCGATCGCCCGCCAGCTCGGCATCGTGGAGGATGGCGACCGCCGCGTCATCGCCGGGCCCGAGCTGGCGCGGCTCTCGGGCGACGCCCTTGGCGACATCGTCGAAGGCGCGCCCGTCTACGCCCGGGCCGCGCCGGAGCAGAAGATCAAGATCGTCAAGGCGCTCCAGGAACGCGGCCAGATCGTCGCCATGACCGGTGACGGTGTCAACGACGCTCCGGCGCTTCGGCGAGCGGACATCGGCGTGGCGATGGGCCGGAGCGGAACCGATGTGGCCCGGGAGGCCGCGCACATGGTCCTCCTGGATGACAACTTCGCCACCATCGTAACTGCGGTACGCGAGGGCCGCCGGATCTACGATAACATCCGCAAGTTCGTTCGGTACGCGCTGACCTGTAACTCCGCCGAGATCTGGACCCTCTTCCTGGCCCCGTTTCTTGGTCTGCCCGTGCCGTTGCTTCCCATCCATATCCTGTGGATCAACCTGGTTACTGACGGCCTGCCAGGGGTCGCATTGGCCGTCGAGCCGGCGGAGCGCGGCGTGATGCGGCGTCCCCCCCGGCCGCCGACCGAGGGCATCTTCGCGCGCGGGCTCTGGCAGCACGCATTGTGGGTCGGCCTGCTGATGGGTGGCGTCGCCCTCGTTACCCAGGCGTGGGCCTACCATGCCGGCTCGGCCCACTGGCAGAGCATGACTTTCACTGTACTGGCCCTGTTGCAGCTTGGTCACCTGTTGGCCATCCGTTCGGAGCGCGATGCCTTTCACCGCGGGTTCTTCTCGAACCTGCCGCTGCTCGGCGCCGTCACGTTCACGGTGGGCCTGCAGCTCGCGACGCTCTACGTACCGGCCCTCAATCGGGTGTTCAAGACGGAACCGCTCAGCGGACCGGAACTGGCCTTCTGTTTCGCGCTGTCCACGGTAGGGTTCGTCGCCGTCGAAGTTGAGAAGCTGCTGGTGCGGCGGGGAGTGCTTTACCGCGGCGACCCGGATCCGGCGCGGCCATGA